The following proteins are co-located in the Aurantiacibacter atlanticus genome:
- a CDS encoding NAD-dependent succinate-semialdehyde dehydrogenase, with product MTDYPDLHLLIDGEQLSGDGRTSEEVINPATEEVIGTLPHATANDLDRALEAAQRGFHEWRKTPADKRAAILTKAAALLRERADDIGEILTREQGKPLADGRGEVAYSAALIEFYAGECKRLYGRTLVRPEGSRVEVQYHPVGPVAGFAPWNFPAINVMRKIGGPLAAGCSVIVKPSEETPASGIALVQAMLDAGVPGGAVQCVFGVPSDVSEHLLGSPIIRKLTFTGSTPVGKHLAKLAAEDLKIATMELGGHGPVMVFSDSDIDKVLDVMCDGAYRNAGQVCVSPTRFLIEENVFERFRDGFVSRAEKITVGNGMDKGIKMGPMANSRGLDNIQRLIAEAQERGGKLLSGGERIGNQGFFHQPSVLSEVPIDAEIMNEEPFGPVAILNPMAGEDAMIEEANRLPYGLAAYAWTQDAARRRRLAAEVEAGMLAINISSVSTVDAPFGGVKWSGYGSEDGLEGVKACMVIKAVHEG from the coding sequence ATGACCGACTATCCCGACTTGCACCTGCTGATTGACGGAGAACAGCTTTCCGGTGACGGACGTACCAGCGAAGAGGTCATCAATCCGGCCACTGAAGAGGTGATTGGCACGCTGCCCCACGCGACCGCCAACGATCTCGACCGCGCGCTTGAAGCGGCGCAACGTGGCTTCCACGAATGGCGTAAAACGCCTGCGGACAAGCGTGCCGCAATCCTCACAAAAGCCGCTGCCCTGCTGCGCGAGCGCGCCGATGATATTGGTGAGATCCTGACAAGAGAACAGGGCAAGCCGCTGGCCGACGGGCGCGGCGAAGTCGCCTATTCAGCAGCCTTGATCGAATTTTATGCAGGCGAGTGCAAACGCCTCTACGGTCGCACGCTGGTGCGCCCCGAAGGCTCCCGCGTCGAAGTGCAATATCACCCGGTCGGCCCGGTGGCAGGCTTTGCGCCGTGGAATTTCCCCGCGATCAATGTGATGCGCAAGATCGGCGGTCCTCTGGCGGCGGGATGTTCCGTGATCGTCAAGCCAAGCGAAGAGACACCGGCGTCCGGTATCGCCCTGGTCCAGGCCATGCTTGATGCGGGCGTGCCGGGCGGCGCAGTGCAATGCGTGTTTGGCGTGCCAAGCGACGTCAGCGAACATCTTCTCGGCTCCCCCATCATCCGCAAGCTGACCTTCACCGGATCGACTCCGGTGGGCAAGCATCTGGCAAAACTGGCGGCCGAAGATCTGAAGATCGCGACGATGGAACTGGGTGGACACGGGCCTGTAATGGTGTTCAGCGACAGCGATATCGACAAGGTCCTCGATGTGATGTGCGATGGGGCCTATCGCAATGCAGGACAGGTCTGTGTCAGCCCGACACGCTTCCTCATCGAGGAAAACGTGTTCGAGCGATTCCGTGATGGCTTTGTCAGCCGCGCAGAAAAGATCACCGTGGGCAATGGGATGGACAAGGGCATCAAAATGGGACCGATGGCCAATAGCCGCGGACTCGACAATATCCAGCGTCTCATCGCCGAGGCGCAGGAAAGGGGCGGAAAGCTGCTGTCAGGCGGCGAACGTATCGGCAATCAGGGCTTCTTTCACCAGCCCAGCGTGCTGAGCGAAGTTCCCATTGATGCCGAGATCATGAATGAGGAACCTTTCGGTCCCGTCGCCATCCTCAACCCCATGGCGGGCGAAGATGCGATGATCGAAGAAGCCAATCGCCTGCCCTATGGCCTTGCCGCCTATGCCTGGACACAGGATGCCGCCCGTCGTCGCCGTCTCGCCGCAGAGGTGGAAGCCGGGATGCTTGCGATCAACATCAGCAGCGTATCCACCGTGGATGCGCCATTTGGCGGGGTGAAATGGTCTGGCTATGGCAGCGAGGACGGCCTTGAAGGCGTGAAGGCCTGCATGGTCATCAAGGCCGTGCACGAAGGCTAG
- the msrB gene encoding peptide-methionine (R)-S-oxide reductase MsrB, whose product MTDKITLTQAEWQEKLTPEQYHVLREAGTERAFTGKYEKNKAEGIYKCAGCGLPVFSSDSKYDSGSGWPSFTAPTEGDAVEMNQDSSHGMVRTEVVCARCEGHLGHVFPDGPGPEGLRYCVNSASLAFEPEDKPDA is encoded by the coding sequence ATGACTGACAAGATCACGCTCACACAGGCCGAATGGCAGGAAAAGCTGACGCCCGAACAATACCACGTCCTGCGCGAAGCCGGGACAGAGCGGGCCTTCACCGGCAAATATGAAAAGAACAAGGCGGAAGGCATTTACAAATGCGCCGGTTGCGGACTGCCGGTATTTTCCAGCGACAGCAAATATGACAGCGGTTCTGGCTGGCCCAGCTTTACCGCGCCGACAGAAGGTGATGCAGTCGAAATGAACCAGGATAGCTCGCACGGCATGGTCCGCACAGAAGTCGTCTGCGCACGCTGCGAAGGCCATCTTGGCCATGTTTTTCCAGATGGGCCGGGGCCTGAAGGGCTGCGATATTGCGTCAACAGCGCCTCGCTCGCCTTCGAACCGGAGGATAAGCCAGACGCGTGA
- a CDS encoding transglycosylase domain-containing protein, producing the protein MAKYRGGRSSKSDKRKAQPGGFKAGLWLWAKRIVVGGIFIAILGGIGVFTSVYFAAQSMPSFTSLKQSQNGQTILVRARDGSEIVELGPSYGQWVDARDIPQVMKDAMVSVEDHRFYSHFGVDPVGLARAVYNATLEDRQVSATSTISQQLARNIFLNSNRTLDRKLREAVLAMALEWNFSKDQILELYLNKVYFGGGAYGIDSASRKFFSHAANELSLEEAAIIAGLVKAPSRYSPTADIDAAVSRANVVIGQMVRYGDLDPAVARQVDVDAVNLREDMGQNSIRYFTDWALPQLDLLLPNSVGFEPIEVWTTIDVGMQRAATTAVQSNVPDEAQGAMVSLDRDGAVLALVGGTDYVTSNYNRATDALRQPGSSFKLFVYLAALEAGYTPDDRVQDVPVTINGWSPRNSGGNYAGEIDVRTAFAYSKNSVAAQLGNEVGFSNVASMARRFGITSQISTYPSMVLGSSEVRLIDMARAFAAVSAGGQSVEPYGIVKVTTADGEEIYRHQQARSYRLVPDYVAAGITDLLQTAVATGTGRAAQIGRPVAGKTGTTNTNRDGYFVGFSSGITTGVWMGRDDNERVAGLQGGTAPARAFAAFMRYAVRDRPEEEFDTDLQLPQWQLEPDDEFYMGEEDDYYYYIDDQGNLVEPGRTRSPRDDGFDVEGEGSNVRRDPLDPRGLENSNQRPGTVSPDSNQQKPPPAASDDFLERATGQDVPGDQPRQRQSSDDLLTERRY; encoded by the coding sequence ATGGCCAAATATCGGGGCGGGCGCTCCAGCAAGTCTGACAAGCGCAAGGCGCAGCCCGGCGGATTCAAGGCCGGTTTATGGCTATGGGCCAAGCGAATTGTCGTCGGAGGCATATTCATCGCCATCCTTGGCGGGATCGGTGTTTTTACGTCGGTCTATTTTGCGGCACAATCCATGCCGTCCTTCACGTCCCTGAAGCAGAGCCAGAACGGGCAGACCATTCTGGTGCGCGCGCGTGATGGTTCTGAAATCGTGGAGCTCGGCCCCAGCTATGGCCAATGGGTCGATGCAAGAGACATTCCGCAGGTGATGAAGGATGCGATGGTGTCCGTAGAGGACCACCGCTTCTATTCGCATTTCGGGGTTGATCCTGTCGGACTGGCACGCGCGGTTTATAATGCCACGCTGGAAGACCGGCAGGTAAGCGCCACGTCCACCATCAGCCAGCAGCTGGCGCGCAATATCTTCCTCAATTCCAACCGCACACTCGACCGCAAGCTGCGAGAAGCTGTGCTGGCGATGGCGCTGGAATGGAATTTCTCCAAGGATCAGATCCTCGAACTTTATCTCAACAAGGTCTATTTCGGCGGCGGCGCTTACGGGATTGACAGCGCCAGCCGCAAGTTCTTCAGCCACGCCGCGAATGAATTGAGCCTTGAAGAAGCCGCCATCATCGCCGGATTGGTAAAGGCGCCCAGCCGCTATTCCCCCACTGCAGATATTGATGCCGCGGTAAGCCGGGCCAATGTCGTGATTGGCCAGATGGTCCGTTATGGCGATCTTGATCCTGCTGTGGCGCGACAGGTGGATGTCGATGCGGTAAACTTGCGCGAGGATATGGGGCAGAACTCAATCCGTTATTTCACCGATTGGGCGCTACCCCAGCTTGATCTGCTGCTGCCCAACAGCGTCGGTTTTGAACCGATCGAAGTGTGGACCACGATTGATGTCGGCATGCAGCGCGCAGCAACCACGGCGGTACAATCCAATGTGCCCGATGAAGCGCAGGGGGCGATGGTCAGCCTTGACCGCGATGGCGCTGTGCTGGCGCTGGTTGGCGGTACCGATTACGTTACCAGCAATTATAACCGCGCGACCGATGCGCTGCGCCAGCCCGGCTCATCATTCAAATTGTTCGTCTACCTCGCCGCGCTGGAAGCCGGCTATACGCCCGATGATCGCGTGCAGGATGTGCCCGTGACCATCAACGGCTGGAGCCCGCGCAATTCGGGCGGAAATTATGCGGGCGAAATTGATGTCCGCACTGCCTTTGCCTATTCGAAAAACTCGGTCGCGGCGCAATTGGGCAATGAGGTCGGCTTTTCCAACGTCGCCTCCATGGCGCGGCGGTTTGGCATCACATCGCAGATTTCCACCTATCCCTCTATGGTGCTGGGATCGTCTGAAGTGCGCCTTATTGATATGGCGCGCGCCTTTGCCGCAGTATCGGCGGGCGGACAATCGGTGGAGCCTTATGGCATCGTCAAGGTGACCACGGCGGATGGCGAGGAGATATATCGTCATCAGCAGGCCCGCAGCTATCGCCTGGTGCCAGATTACGTGGCGGCAGGGATCACCGATCTCTTACAGACCGCAGTTGCCACAGGTACTGGCCGCGCAGCGCAGATCGGCCGGCCCGTGGCGGGTAAGACAGGCACCACCAACACCAATCGCGATGGTTATTTCGTCGGCTTTTCCAGCGGGATTACCACCGGCGTCTGGATGGGCCGCGATGATAATGAACGGGTGGCCGGATTGCAGGGTGGCACTGCACCTGCGCGCGCCTTTGCCGCGTTTATGCGCTATGCTGTGCGTGACCGGCCAGAGGAAGAATTCGATACCGATTTGCAATTGCCGCAATGGCAATTGGAGCCCGATGACGAATTCTACATGGGCGAAGAAGACGATTATTATTACTACATTGACGATCAGGGCAATCTGGTGGAGCCGGGCCGCACCCGCAGCCCGCGCGATGATGGCTTTGATGTCGAAGGCGAAGGATCGAATGTTCGGCGTGATCCGCTTGATCCGCGCGGACTAGAAAATTCCAACCAGCGTCCCGGCACGGTCAGTCCCGATTCAAATCAGCAGAAGCCTCCGCCCGCTGCTAGCGATGATTTCCTTGAGCGGGCGACCGGACAGGATGTGCCGGGCGACCAGCCACGCCAGCGGCAAAGCTCAGACGATTTGCTGACCGAACGGCGCTATTAG
- a CDS encoding glutathione S-transferase family protein, with translation MWHLYHFPLCPFSRKVQLSLGEKSIGYDLVTLYPWDAGEEFRRLNPAGRVPVLHDSDKKVTLIDSQAICEYLEETVADRPLIIGSARARAEIRRLVALFDESFYADITGPLLHEKMKKRLVLRQSPDSRTLRECMRLLHEHLDYIDWLVDNRRWIAGAQLTLADFSAAAQLSVVDYLDGIDWSDHESAHGWYRVIKSRPSFAPLLRQKMDGLPAPRHYADVNA, from the coding sequence ATGTGGCACCTTTATCATTTCCCGCTTTGTCCGTTCAGCCGCAAGGTGCAGCTCTCGCTCGGAGAGAAATCCATCGGCTATGATCTTGTCACGCTTTATCCGTGGGACGCGGGCGAGGAATTTCGCCGCCTGAACCCGGCGGGCCGGGTGCCCGTGTTGCATGATTCGGACAAGAAGGTGACGCTGATCGACAGCCAGGCGATCTGCGAATATCTGGAAGAGACGGTGGCAGACCGCCCTCTAATCATCGGATCGGCGCGGGCGCGGGCTGAAATTCGCCGGCTTGTCGCGCTGTTCGATGAGAGTTTTTATGCCGATATCACCGGGCCGCTGCTGCACGAAAAGATGAAAAAGCGACTGGTTCTGCGGCAATCGCCTGATAGCCGGACCTTGCGTGAATGCATGCGATTGCTGCACGAACATCTCGATTATATCGATTGGCTGGTTGATAATCGCCGCTGGATCGCCGGCGCTCAGCTGACTCTTGCAGATTTTTCTGCCGCTGCGCAGCTTTCTGTTGTCGATTATCTCGACGGAATCGACTGGTCAGACCATGAGAGCGCGCATGGCTGGTATCGCGTGATCAAGAGCCGTCCGAGCTTTGCCCCCCTACTGCGCCAGAAGATGGATGGCTTGCCAGCGCCCCGGCATTATGCCGACGTAAATGCTTGA
- a CDS encoding S-(hydroxymethyl)glutathione dehydrogenase/class III alcohol dehydrogenase, translated as MKTRAAVAFEAKQPLEIVELDLEGPRAGEVLIEIMATGICHTDAYTLDGLDSEGLFPSVLGHEGAGIVREVGAGVTSVVPGDHVIPLYTPECRQCKMCLSGKTNLCSAIRETQGKGLMPDGTSRFSYKGQTIHHYMGCSTFSNFTVLPEIAVAKIRTDAPFETSCYIGCGVTTGVGAVVNTAQVKPGDNVVVFGLGGIGLNVLQGAKMAGADRIVGVDLNPAKKEWGEKFGMTDFVNPKETSDVVAHIVEMLDGGADYSFDCTGSTEVMRQALECCHKGWGTSIIIGVAEAGKEIATRPFQLVTGRNWRGTAFGGAKGRTDVPKIVDWYMNGKIAIDPMITHTLTLDEINKGFDLMHSGESIRSVVVY; from the coding sequence ATGAAAACCCGCGCCGCCGTTGCATTCGAAGCCAAACAGCCACTCGAAATTGTCGAGCTGGATCTTGAAGGCCCCAGGGCGGGCGAAGTGCTGATAGAGATCATGGCGACAGGCATCTGCCACACCGATGCCTATACGCTGGACGGGCTGGACAGCGAGGGCCTGTTCCCCAGCGTGCTGGGCCATGAAGGCGCAGGGATTGTGCGAGAGGTTGGCGCTGGCGTCACCAGCGTCGTGCCCGGTGATCATGTAATCCCGCTCTACACGCCCGAATGTCGCCAGTGCAAAATGTGCCTGAGCGGCAAGACCAATCTGTGCAGCGCAATCCGTGAGACGCAGGGCAAGGGTCTGATGCCCGATGGAACCAGCCGCTTCTCCTACAAGGGCCAGACGATCCATCATTACATGGGCTGCTCGACCTTTTCGAACTTCACCGTACTGCCTGAAATTGCCGTCGCCAAGATCCGCACAGACGCGCCGTTCGAAACCAGCTGCTACATCGGCTGCGGCGTTACCACGGGCGTGGGTGCTGTGGTCAATACGGCTCAGGTAAAGCCGGGCGACAATGTCGTGGTGTTCGGGCTTGGCGGGATTGGCCTTAACGTGCTGCAAGGCGCGAAGATGGCGGGTGCAGATCGCATCGTGGGTGTCGATCTCAACCCGGCCAAGAAAGAATGGGGCGAGAAATTCGGCATGACCGATTTCGTCAATCCCAAGGAAACCTCAGACGTGGTTGCGCATATCGTCGAAATGCTTGATGGCGGGGCCGATTACTCATTCGATTGCACCGGTAGTACCGAGGTCATGCGCCAGGCACTTGAATGCTGTCACAAGGGCTGGGGCACTTCGATCATCATAGGCGTGGCCGAAGCGGGCAAGGAAATTGCCACCCGCCCGTTCCAGCTGGTCACAGGTCGCAACTGGCGCGGCACCGCGTTTGGCGGGGCCAAGGGGCGCACTGATGTGCCCAAGATCGTTGACTGGTATATGAACGGCAAGATCGCCATCGACCCGATGATCACCCACACGCTGACATTGGACGAGATCAACAAGGGCTTTGACCTGATGCATTCAGGTGAAAGCATCCGCAGCGTAGTGGTGTATTGA
- the metW gene encoding methionine biosynthesis protein MetW → MNLASDAPAFDLRADLACIARQVPANTRVLDVGCGPGDLMAALQQQKDVDARGIEIDPEEVERAVARGLSVVQGDANRDLADYPDGAFDVAILSQTLQTAQRPDWLLDQLLRVGRQAFVSFPNFAFWRMRFALMLGGRMPVVRHLPVSWYATNNIHHLTIEDFRELLRQKGVTVEGSWFFVGGREIGCRGGPFGANWRAEHAVFRLSR, encoded by the coding sequence ATGAATTTAGCCAGTGATGCTCCTGCTTTCGATTTGCGCGCCGATCTGGCTTGCATCGCGCGCCAGGTGCCGGCCAATACGCGGGTGCTTGATGTGGGTTGCGGCCCTGGCGATCTGATGGCGGCATTGCAACAACAAAAAGACGTTGATGCGCGCGGGATAGAGATCGACCCTGAAGAGGTAGAGCGCGCCGTCGCACGGGGGCTTTCCGTGGTGCAGGGCGATGCCAATCGCGATCTTGCTGATTATCCCGACGGGGCGTTCGATGTCGCCATTCTCAGCCAGACGTTGCAAACCGCGCAGCGGCCCGACTGGCTACTGGATCAGCTGCTACGCGTTGGGCGGCAGGCATTTGTCAGCTTTCCCAATTTTGCCTTCTGGCGCATGCGGTTCGCGCTGATGCTGGGGGGACGCATGCCTGTGGTGCGCCATTTGCCGGTCAGCTGGTATGCGACCAACAATATCCATCATCTGACAATAGAAGATTTTCGTGAATTGCTGCGCCAGAAAGGCGTGACGGTAGAGGGTAGCTGGTTTTTCGTCGGTGGGCGGGAAATCGGCTGTCGCGGCGGTCCGTTCGGGGCGAACTGGCGTGCGGAACATGCGGTTTTCCGGCTAAGCCGCTAA
- a CDS encoding VTT domain-containing protein, whose protein sequence is METAAASWMPLDLIEASAALPYGGVIVAVLIGAISFTIVALSVPGALTPTAFVSGLLMGFGGALVVALGAALGSHLLFLVSRRWLAAAMQRRFGARLDGVRDHLERRGPIYVATARLGGVPHIVVTAGAAATQIGARSFAGASILGMLPAISLAAIAGSAF, encoded by the coding sequence ATGGAAACTGCAGCTGCATCCTGGATGCCACTTGATCTGATCGAAGCAAGCGCCGCATTGCCATACGGCGGTGTGATCGTGGCCGTGCTGATCGGGGCCATCTCCTTTACCATTGTTGCGCTCTCCGTCCCCGGGGCGCTCACGCCGACTGCCTTTGTTTCAGGCCTGCTGATGGGCTTTGGCGGCGCATTGGTGGTGGCATTGGGTGCGGCGCTTGGCAGTCACCTCCTGTTCCTTGTGTCACGTCGCTGGCTGGCAGCCGCTATGCAGCGGCGTTTCGGTGCACGGCTGGACGGTGTGCGTGATCATCTGGAGAGGCGCGGCCCCATTTACGTGGCGACGGCGCGCCTTGGCGGTGTGCCACATATCGTCGTCACCGCTGGGGCAGCTGCTACGCAAATTGGCGCACGTAGTTTTGCGGGAGCCAGCATTCTGGGAATGCTCCCCGCAATATCGCTGGCGGCGATCGCGGGTTCCGCCTTTTAG
- the fghA gene encoding S-formylglutathione hydrolase → MEHISTSRCYAGEQQVWRHESSSTGTPMTFAIYIPDHEDGTRLPVIWWLSGLTCTHENAMIKCEYKRACAEHGIIFVCPDTSPRGEGVANHDDYDFGQGAGFYVNATQEPWSPHFQMRSYVEDELPALVAANFPVDMDRQGISGHSMGGHGALTVSLRNPGRFRSTSAFAPIVSPLNCPWGDKALSGYLGDNRAAWREYDSVALIEDGARIENVLVDQGTADEWLEGQLKTHLFENAVRDAGMQAEIRMQEGYDHSYFFVSTFISDHVAWHAAKLKD, encoded by the coding sequence ATGGAACATATTTCAACCTCGCGCTGCTATGCGGGAGAGCAGCAGGTATGGCGGCACGAGAGCAGTAGCACCGGCACGCCGATGACCTTCGCAATCTACATCCCCGATCACGAAGATGGCACAAGGCTGCCGGTGATCTGGTGGCTTTCAGGCCTTACCTGCACGCATGAAAACGCGATGATCAAATGCGAATATAAGCGCGCCTGCGCAGAACACGGGATCATTTTCGTCTGCCCCGATACATCGCCACGTGGTGAAGGGGTGGCAAACCATGATGATTATGATTTTGGCCAGGGCGCGGGCTTTTACGTCAATGCCACCCAAGAACCGTGGTCGCCGCATTTCCAGATGCGCAGCTATGTCGAGGATGAACTTCCCGCACTGGTCGCCGCGAATTTCCCGGTCGACATGGATCGGCAGGGAATTTCAGGCCATTCCATGGGCGGCCATGGAGCGCTGACTGTCTCGCTGCGCAATCCCGGCCGCTTTCGATCTACCAGCGCCTTTGCACCTATCGTCAGCCCGCTTAATTGCCCGTGGGGCGATAAGGCGCTGAGCGGATACCTTGGCGATAATCGCGCGGCATGGCGCGAATATGACAGTGTTGCATTGATCGAAGACGGCGCGCGGATAGAGAATGTGCTGGTGGATCAGGGCACGGCTGATGAATGGCTTGAAGGACAGCTCAAGACGCATCTGTTCGAGAATGCTGTGCGCGATGCCGGGATGCAGGCCGAAATCCGCATGCAGGAAGGGTATGACCATTCCTACTTCTTTGTTTCCACCTTCATCTCCGACCATGTGGCGTGGCATGCGGCCAAATTGAAAGACTGA